In Streptomyces venezuelae, the sequence CCCCTGCCGCATCGCGGCAAGCAGCCACGCCACCCCGTCACCGGGTTCCTCAACACTGCGCGAGGTCTCCCGTGCCAGTTTGAGCAGGCTCGCCTTCAAGGCCAGTACCGCCTCGTCGAGGCTCTCCTCGTCCAGACTGCGCGAGGCGCGGGCCAGCGCCAGGTCCGTAACACACTGGTCAATGTCCTGGACGGCATCATGCAGCCGGTCCGGGGCCGCCTGCTTGCGCTTGCGCACCCGGGCGTCCTTGCCCGCCGGCACGAGTGCCTCCTCAACCGCGTCCTTGGCCTGCTTCCAGATGGCGGCCGCTTCGTCTGCCTGCTCCCGGGGCACTGCCCCGGGAGCCTTCTCCACAGCTTTGGCCTGCAGTAGCACGTTGGTGAATGCCTTGGCGGCGGCAACCTGGGGACTCTCGGCTCCCACACTCCGGTTCAGGCCCGGGATGACGCGCGCAACGGGTGCCGCTGGGGGCTGCTTCAGCTGCTCCGGAAGGTGACGGTGCAGGTAGCGCGCCCTGAAGTCCACGTCGGCGAGCCGGACGTCCGTCTTGGAGAATTCGAGGACGATCAGAGCGAGCTTGTTCTCCTTTAGCAGGTCAGCCTGCCCCGGGTTCTGCTTGGACTCCTTGACAAAGGCCCCGTGCAGCTCGCGCAGCTTCTCCTGCTGATCCTCAAAGTCCATCAGCTTGAGCTGAACTGCCCCCGTATTGGAGCGGTTCACCAAATCCCTCAGCGTGGTCAGCACCCACTGGTCCTGCTTGGCCGTTTCGGGCCTGATCCGGAACTCCTTCGCAATGTCCGCGAGCGGCCTGCCATTGCCGACTTGCTCTTCAATCGTGAGAAGCCGGTTGATGTAGGAGTACGGCCGGCGGGTGTCATGCCGAAGCTGCAGCGAGAGCTCGACCGAATTGATGTCGGACCATGTACAGGTCTCGGGCAATACTCCTACGCGGACGCTGAGCACGCCGAGTTCACGGAGGGCTGCCACACGGGTGTTGCCGTTGACTAGGATTCCGTCCCGGGTGATGAGACCCGGCTCGTTCTGACGGTACTCCTTAAGGCTGGTTTTAAGGTCGTCGAAGTCACCGTCACGCTTGCCCGGGTTCGAAGGCAGTGCCTGCAGCAGGTGGCGGAGGTAGTCCTGGCTTTCCTCACTCCATGCATCAGCCGTAAGCAGCTCGTCACGGTCAGGGTCGAAGCTGCGCTGCGCCCGGATCCGGTGCGTAGAAGGGTTGAAGTACACCTGATCGATGGGCATGTCGATGACCTGGACGACCATCGGCTTGGTCCGCCACTCAATGGTCAGAGTCTCTTGAAGCCCCTGGCCAGCGGCAGCCTCCTGCAGCCGCTTCTCAACCAGTTCCTGGTTCTCAGCGGCACGGGGCGGTCGGCCAAAGTCCATGCTCACGGTGTGTTGCCTCCAGTACAAGTGCGTGGGTGTGCAAGGGGCGGGACCGGGGGTCGTGCGCGACCCCCAGCCGCGTGGCCGGCGTTACGCCGACGGTAGCGCCAGGGCTTCACGGACCCTGCCCCGGGCGTCAGCCGGCAAGGTCCGGATGTCTGCCCACAGCCGCTCCACCTCCGCGAACTCGCGGGTGTCCGCGACGAGCCAGTCGGAGATCGTTGCGCGTTCCAAGGCTCCGAGCCGGCCCAGCCGGTCGAGGACGGACTTCAAGTCGGCGGTCAGGCCACGCCCACCGACCCGGCAACGGTTGCATTCGGCCACGAGTTCCACCGAGCTGCTTCCATCGGGCAGCAGCACCGGGCGCCGCGCAATATCGAGCTGGGCCGACTCGTAGGTACCCGCGAACGTCTCACCGGGCGTAATTCCGCAGGACCGGCAGTGGTGTCCGTCCCGGGCGAGCACCTCGCGGCGCTGGGTGTCTGTGATCGAGCTTCCCGGCTTCGTCCCCTTGCCGGGCTCCCAGACCGGTTCCCCCTGGGCCACGAAACGCTGTTCGTGCTGCCCCAGAGTGACGTCCTCGCGATGGGTGTCGATCCTCCAGCCGAAGTCACGCAGATCACGCACCCGGCGGTCGGCCTGGCTGACCCCGGGAAACGCGGCCTTTACGTCTTCCTTGGTGAAGGCATTCCCTTCCCCCACCACAGCGACGAGCCACAGCGCCGCGCGCTTCATGGTGCCGAGCTTTTGATCCGTCCATGACGGAAGACCCATCGAGTCTCTCCTAAATCCGGTCATACAGGAGCTGCTCAGCAGGGTCCGGGGACCGATACCCCCACCGGCAGCTTCAGCGGATGGCTCAACTCTTGCCGACGCGCAGGCCCAGAAGCCAGCATCAGTCCGGTATCGAGGGCAGAGGAAACGCCCGGCGCTTCGCCAACAGCTGTGGTTGCAGCAAGACTTCGGTCTATGAAGAAGCCCGGCATGAATGGAGAGACGGTGCCGCGCAAGACCAGGTGGAAGGAACTCCCAGACCTGCCCGAGGACCACCGGAGACTCGTAGTCATGCTTCGCAGGCTGCGCGATTGCACGAACCGGACGCAGGCTGAGATCGCTGCTCAGGCATTCCTCGTAGCTTCCAGCCTCTCCAACCACCTCAACGGTGGCCGGATACCGGAGGAATCGCTGCTCGGCGCCTTCTTCACCGCCGTGCAGGCAGATGCCTCAGAGCAGGGAACGGAACTGCCCTGCACGCTTGGGGAGCTGCTGGAGCTACGGCGACGCGCCCGGATTCAGCACTGCGACTGCCTGCCACACTCTGCCAGCGTGCAGCCCTCAGATGGACCCGACGGTGATCCGCCGGCTTCCACGCTGATACCGGCTCGCGCTACTCACCGGTTGCGCTCCCGCGCCCATCTCCTCACCGCCCGTGCGAAGGCTCGCTCCTGCTCCACAGCACACGCCGTCCCGCCAGAAAACACGCTGCCGGTCCCCCCTGCAGAG encodes:
- a CDS encoding transcriptional regulator, with protein sequence MSMDFGRPPRAAENQELVEKRLQEAAAGQGLQETLTIEWRTKPMVVQVIDMPIDQVYFNPSTHRIRAQRSFDPDRDELLTADAWSEESQDYLRHLLQALPSNPGKRDGDFDDLKTSLKEYRQNEPGLITRDGILVNGNTRVAALRELGVLSVRVGVLPETCTWSDINSVELSLQLRHDTRRPYSYINRLLTIEEQVGNGRPLADIAKEFRIRPETAKQDQWVLTTLRDLVNRSNTGAVQLKLMDFEDQQEKLRELHGAFVKESKQNPGQADLLKENKLALIVLEFSKTDVRLADVDFRARYLHRHLPEQLKQPPAAPVARVIPGLNRSVGAESPQVAAAKAFTNVLLQAKAVEKAPGAVPREQADEAAAIWKQAKDAVEEALVPAGKDARVRKRKQAAPDRLHDAVQDIDQCVTDLALARASRSLDEESLDEAVLALKASLLKLARETSRSVEEPGDGVAWLLAAMRQGAE